A genome region from Micromonospora inyonensis includes the following:
- the bla gene encoding class A beta-lactamase, translating to MDPTRRVRRMVAAFAVAGLLGSAACGSGEPSSPAPEPASAAASTPTPAGAPVADPGFGALEARFGARLGVYAVDAGSGATVVHRTDERFAYASTFKALAAAALLDATAAQELDRVVRYTRADLLPHAPVTGRHVGTGMSLRDLAEAAVRHSDNTAANLILAELGGPAGFAGHLRALGDRTTKPTRTEPALNEATPGDDRDTSTPRALATDLRAYVLGDALDAEDRALLTDWLRRNTTGGGLIRAGVPAGWLVGDKTGTGGYGTRNDIAVLWPPGRAPIVLAVLSSRDAEDADHDDALIAEATRVTLDALGH from the coding sequence ATGGACCCGACGAGACGTGTCCGACGGATGGTGGCGGCGTTCGCGGTGGCCGGGCTCCTCGGGTCGGCCGCCTGCGGCTCCGGGGAGCCCTCGTCCCCCGCTCCCGAACCGGCCAGCGCTGCCGCGTCGACGCCGACGCCCGCAGGCGCCCCGGTGGCGGACCCGGGGTTCGGGGCGCTGGAGGCGCGGTTCGGGGCGCGGCTCGGCGTCTACGCCGTCGACGCCGGCTCCGGTGCCACCGTCGTCCACCGCACCGACGAACGCTTCGCCTACGCCTCCACCTTCAAGGCGCTGGCCGCCGCCGCGCTGCTGGACGCGACCGCTGCCCAGGAACTCGACCGGGTGGTCCGCTACACCCGGGCCGACCTGTTGCCCCACGCGCCGGTCACCGGGCGGCACGTGGGGACCGGGATGTCCCTTCGCGACCTCGCCGAGGCGGCGGTCCGACACAGCGACAACACCGCGGCCAACCTGATCCTGGCCGAACTCGGCGGGCCGGCCGGCTTCGCCGGGCACCTGCGGGCCCTCGGCGACCGGACCACGAAGCCGACGCGCACCGAGCCCGCCCTCAACGAGGCCACCCCGGGCGACGACCGGGACACCAGCACGCCGCGGGCACTCGCCACCGACCTGCGGGCGTACGTGCTGGGCGACGCGCTGGACGCCGAGGACCGCGCGCTGCTCACCGACTGGCTACGCCGCAACACCACCGGCGGCGGGCTGATCCGGGCCGGTGTGCCGGCCGGTTGGCTGGTCGGCGACAAGACGGGCACGGGGGGCTACGGCACCCGCAACGACATCGCGGTGCTCTGGCCGCCCGGACGCGCCCCGATCGTGCTGGCGGTGCTCTCCAGCCGGGACGCCGAGGACGCCGACCACGACGACGCGCTGATCGCCGAGGCCACCCGGGTGACGCTCGACGCCCTGGGTCACTGA
- a CDS encoding 3-hydroxyacyl-CoA dehydrogenase family protein yields MAREFTSVGVVGLGTMGAGIVEVFARNGVDVVAVEIAEDALERGRATLTRSTDRAVAKGKLAPADRDALLGRVNFAVGLAALDSVDLVIEAVPERLDLKRRLFADLDRVCKPEAILATNTSSLSVTEIAVATNRPDQVIGVHFFNPAPVMKLVEVVRTVVTAPEVVADVEALCARLGKVGVTIGDRAGFIANHLLFGYLNQAIGMVEAHYATREDIDAAMKLGCGLPMGPLALLDLIGLDTAYEILDTMYRRGGRDRRHAPVPLLRQMVTAGLLGRKSGRGFYTYERPGSPVVVPDERTPVATDAALLDGARTVATVGVVGGGTMATGIVEALARAGYRVVSVTRGEERSARVRAALTTSLDEDVTRERLDRADRDAALARVTWSVTVDDLADVDLVVEAVVEDLNVKKALFASLDGICKPGVVLATTTSSLPVVGLAMATGRPADVVGLHFFHPAPVTALVEVVRTIRTSPEAVATARAVAAKLDKTAVVCGDRAGFIVNALLFPYLNDAVKMLEANYSTVDDIDHAMKLGCGYPTGPFALLDEVGLDVALTIQREVHRELREPGAAPAPLLEHLVTVGHLGRSSGRGFRDHSPR; encoded by the coding sequence GTGGCGCGCGAGTTCACCAGCGTGGGCGTTGTCGGGCTGGGCACCATGGGTGCCGGGATCGTCGAGGTCTTCGCCCGCAACGGCGTCGACGTCGTCGCCGTGGAGATCGCCGAGGACGCGCTGGAACGCGGCCGCGCGACGCTGACCCGGTCGACCGACCGGGCGGTGGCCAAGGGGAAGCTCGCCCCCGCCGACCGGGACGCCCTGCTGGGGCGGGTGAACTTCGCGGTCGGGCTGGCCGCCCTGGACTCGGTGGACCTGGTGATCGAGGCCGTTCCCGAGCGGCTCGACCTGAAGCGGCGGCTCTTCGCCGACCTGGACCGGGTCTGCAAGCCCGAGGCCATCCTCGCCACCAACACCTCGTCGCTGAGCGTCACCGAGATCGCGGTGGCCACCAACCGGCCGGACCAGGTGATCGGCGTCCACTTCTTCAACCCGGCGCCGGTCATGAAGCTGGTCGAGGTGGTCCGGACGGTGGTGACCGCGCCCGAGGTGGTGGCCGACGTCGAGGCGCTCTGCGCCCGCCTGGGCAAGGTCGGCGTCACCATCGGCGACCGGGCCGGCTTCATCGCCAACCATCTGCTCTTCGGCTACCTCAACCAGGCCATCGGGATGGTCGAGGCGCACTACGCCACCCGCGAGGACATCGACGCCGCGATGAAGCTCGGCTGCGGCCTGCCCATGGGGCCGCTCGCGCTGCTCGACTTGATCGGCCTGGACACCGCGTACGAGATCCTGGACACGATGTACCGGCGGGGCGGGCGGGACCGCCGGCACGCGCCGGTGCCGCTGCTGCGGCAGATGGTGACCGCGGGACTGCTCGGCCGCAAGTCCGGTCGGGGCTTCTACACCTACGAGCGGCCGGGTTCCCCGGTGGTCGTACCGGACGAGCGGACGCCGGTGGCGACGGACGCCGCGCTTCTCGACGGCGCGCGGACGGTCGCCACGGTCGGTGTGGTCGGCGGTGGAACGATGGCCACCGGGATCGTGGAGGCCCTCGCCCGCGCCGGCTACCGGGTGGTGTCGGTGACCCGGGGCGAGGAGCGGTCCGCGCGGGTCCGGGCGGCGCTCACGACGTCGCTGGACGAGGACGTCACCCGGGAGCGGCTCGACCGGGCCGACCGGGACGCCGCCCTCGCCCGGGTCACCTGGTCGGTGACGGTCGACGACCTCGCCGACGTCGACCTGGTGGTGGAGGCGGTGGTCGAGGACCTGAACGTGAAGAAGGCCCTCTTCGCCAGCCTCGACGGGATCTGCAAGCCGGGCGTGGTGCTGGCGACCACCACGTCCTCCCTGCCGGTGGTCGGTCTGGCGATGGCCACCGGGCGCCCGGCCGACGTGGTGGGCCTGCACTTCTTCCACCCGGCCCCGGTGACCGCGCTGGTGGAGGTCGTGCGGACCATCCGCACCTCGCCGGAGGCGGTGGCGACCGCCCGCGCGGTGGCCGCCAAGCTCGACAAGACCGCCGTGGTCTGCGGTGACCGCGCCGGGTTCATCGTCAACGCGCTGCTCTTCCCGTACCTGAACGACGCGGTGAAGATGCTGGAGGCGAACTACTCCACGGTCGACGACATCGACCACGCGATGAAGCTGGGCTGCGGCTACCCGACGGGTCCGTTCGCGCTGCTCGACGAGGTCGGGCTGGACGTCGCCCTGACCATCCAGCGCGAGGTCCACCGCGAGCTGCGGGAGCCAGGTGCCGCCCCCGCGCCGCTGCTGGAGCACCTGGTCACCGTCGGCCACCTCGGCCGCAGCAGCGGCCGGGGATTCCGCGACCACAGCCCCCGCTGA
- a CDS encoding FHA domain-containing protein — protein MEDHPELLPVLTVAGGPMRGARFRLRPGPLVIGRASTVDIVVDDAHLSRRHAVVRSEGDTVTLNDLGSTNGTWLNDRRIVDVVPLTDGDVIRLGRTELRFFDPGVARTDPVGLSFGVMRRHQRPTLPLPVTGPPARPAAHPPALPTPTEGADRGR, from the coding sequence ATGGAGGATCACCCGGAACTTCTCCCGGTGCTGACGGTGGCCGGTGGACCGATGCGGGGCGCCCGCTTCCGGCTTCGCCCGGGTCCACTGGTGATCGGCCGCGCATCGACCGTGGACATCGTCGTCGACGATGCGCACCTGAGCCGGCGGCACGCCGTCGTCCGGAGCGAGGGCGACACGGTGACCCTGAACGACCTCGGCTCGACGAACGGGACCTGGCTCAACGACCGCCGCATCGTCGACGTCGTGCCGCTCACCGACGGCGACGTCATCCGGCTCGGCCGGACGGAACTGCGCTTCTTCGACCCCGGTGTGGCCCGGACCGACCCGGTGGGGCTGAGCTTCGGCGTGATGCGCCGGCACCAGCGCCCCACCCTGCCGCTGCCGGTCACCGGCCCGCCGGCCCGGCCGGCGGCCCATCCGCCGGCGCTGCCCACCCCGACCGAGGGCGCCGACCGGGGGCGGTGA
- a CDS encoding alpha/beta hydrolase — protein sequence MSTPIRASSILPGHREDIELHTADGLTLVGELARPLDREPVATLVCLHPLPTHGGMMDSHVLRKAAWRLPALADLAVLRFNTRGTTSVRGTSGGEFDNAVGERYDVAAAVEYAEFAELPNIWLLGWSFGTDLALKYGCDPTVGGAILLSPPLRFSTPDDLAVWADSGKPLVALVPEFDDYLRPDEARQRFAAVPQAEVVGVPGAKHLWVGDAETVLDEVVRRVNPAVPVPLPTTWDGPMETGDVSAYADRTVASFADRPVPGPPAG from the coding sequence GTGAGCACCCCGATCCGTGCCTCCTCGATCCTGCCCGGGCACCGCGAGGACATCGAACTGCACACCGCGGACGGCCTGACCCTCGTCGGTGAGCTGGCCCGGCCGCTCGACCGCGAGCCGGTGGCCACCCTGGTCTGCCTGCACCCGCTGCCCACGCACGGCGGGATGATGGACAGTCACGTCCTGCGCAAGGCCGCCTGGCGACTGCCGGCCCTGGCCGACCTGGCCGTGCTCCGCTTCAACACCCGGGGCACCACCAGCGTCCGCGGCACCAGCGGTGGCGAGTTCGACAACGCCGTCGGCGAGCGGTACGACGTCGCCGCCGCGGTCGAGTACGCCGAGTTCGCCGAGCTGCCGAACATCTGGTTGCTCGGCTGGTCGTTCGGCACCGACCTGGCGCTCAAGTACGGGTGCGATCCCACCGTGGGCGGGGCCATCCTGCTCTCCCCGCCACTGCGGTTCTCCACCCCGGACGACCTGGCGGTCTGGGCCGACAGCGGCAAGCCGCTGGTCGCGCTGGTGCCCGAGTTCGACGACTACCTCCGCCCGGACGAGGCCCGGCAGCGGTTCGCCGCCGTGCCGCAGGCCGAGGTGGTGGGGGTGCCGGGCGCGAAGCACCTCTGGGTGGGCGACGCCGAGACCGTCCTCGACGAGGTGGTCCGCCGGGTGAACCCGGCGGTGCCGGTGCCGCTGCCCACCACCTGGGACGGCCCGATGGAGACCGGCGACGTCAGCGCGTACGCCGACCGGACGGTGGCCTCCTTCGCCGACCGGCCGGTTCCCGGCCCGCCCGCGGGCTGA